The nucleotide window GGATCACGCAGGTGCCGCCCAGCCGGTATTCCTCAACCAGCGCTACGCGCGCGCCGTGGTTGGCCGCAATGCGGGCGGCGCGCACGCCACCCGAGCCACCGCCGATAACGATCAAATCAAATTGGGCCATGGGCGGGATTAACTGATGTGGTTGGAGAGCCATTCCAGCGTGCGCCCGCGCGCCAGGGCTGCTGCGCGCTGGTTGTACATGGGGCGCCCCCAGCAGTTAAAGCCGTGGTCTGCACCTTCGTACACGTGGAACTGTGCGTTGGAGTGGCCGGCGAATGCGCCCTTGACCGCGTCCACCGCGGTGGCGGGAATGTGGGCATCGAGCGCGCCGTAGTGGAACAGGATGGGCACCTGGATCTTGGGTGCCACATCCAGCGCGTTTTGAATGCCACCGCCGTAGTAGCAAACCGCAGTGTCTACCGCGCCGGTTGCCGCCAGTTGGTACGACAGCCGCCCGCCCATGCAGAAGCCCGCCACGCCGACCTTGCCGGTCACTTCCGGACGCTGGCGCAGGGCCTGGGCCGTGGCCATCAGGTCCTTCACCGCGTTCGGGCCATCCAGGCCGTTCATCAACTGGTAGGCCTTTTGGGTGCCCGCTTCGTCGTAGATCAGATCAGTTTTGGGCTCCTGGCGCCAGAACACATCGGGCGCCAGCACCACGTAGCCGTCCATGGCGTACTGGTCCGCGACGGCGCGGATATGCGCATTCACGCCCCAGATTTCCTGGATCAGCACCAGGCCGGGGCCTTTACCGGTGGGGGGCAGGGACAGATAAGCGTCAAACGCCTTGCCGTCGTGGCTAGGGATGGAAATGGTGGTGCCGGGCATGCTGTGTCCTCAGTGAAATGGTCGGCGCAGTTTACGGCAATGACCTTTTCAACGAGCGGATTGGGGGCACTTGTCCCCGGGAATACCGGCCGATTCTTGGGATCGCGGCATAACCGGTCCAAGTTTTGCACCGCCCCCTATGGGTCAAATTTCGGCGGTAATCAGCAGTTTATGCATCAAATGTGCCTGTAGCCCTTATGGAATTTGCGCAAGCAGCTATTTTATTGATAGCAATTTGCGGGTGTTCAGCGCAAGCGAGCTACTTCTTTCCGCCCTTCAACTCTTCCATGCGCTCATTGAAATACGCGCCCACGGTGTAACGCTCAGAGAGCACCACCTCGCGGCGCGGGTGCAGGAACAGGGGTAGCGAAATGCGTGACTTGGTGGCTGCCTCTCCCGTGGGGTTGAGCACGCGGTGCGAGGTGCTGGGGTAGTAG belongs to Rhodoferax saidenbachensis and includes:
- a CDS encoding dienelactone hydrolase family protein encodes the protein MPGTTISIPSHDGKAFDAYLSLPPTGKGPGLVLIQEIWGVNAHIRAVADQYAMDGYVVLAPDVFWRQEPKTDLIYDEAGTQKAYQLMNGLDGPNAVKDLMATAQALRQRPEVTGKVGVAGFCMGGRLSYQLAATGAVDTAVCYYGGGIQNALDVAPKIQVPILFHYGALDAHIPATAVDAVKGAFAGHSNAQFHVYEGADHGFNCWGRPMYNQRAAALARGRTLEWLSNHIS